One Corvus moneduloides isolate bCorMon1 chromosome 21, bCorMon1.pri, whole genome shotgun sequence DNA window includes the following coding sequences:
- the TOR4A gene encoding torsin-4A, with product MEEELPCSEVDGKSILRDLGVEMPCVESNPVGGTSGAEKDPGEVPCAETSTEEEAPRDPGIVFTEGSVEGETLGTVRDGKGAIPGTGSDGEGEIPGTGSDGEEEIPVTDSDGEGEMPCDTKEEASCSESDVEEVPDAVIPAASKKITSISSPLRAIVRLRRRYQGLKKSRLHLELPREKSAEFVHTRLLQRQLSLNRTSLYSPSMSFFNQSGFESSQYFTFDTSVEHYSVKKCRRKKSRRKSRMVLYPDKTKKYLPAEEKSKAKRCLLLLIAIIFFQILNAIENLDDNLQKYDLDGLEKTMHREVFGQRVAVESIVELLKDYLATHIHNKPLVISLNGPTGVGKSHVGWVLAKHFRSVMDNDFVLQYFVMHHCPSGVAPLTCEIDLSKKISDMVTRAEIEEKTPVFILDEVELMSPVLLDTLSRFFEPNQTNEFLNAIYILISNLGGAEITKFVIQNASTELLQQQRGAEELLSIIQPVLISVHPLWKAADIIPFVLLEKSHVINCFLEQMRREGLYPDQKHIENLANQLSYYTTGDKQYSRMGCKQVVAKVNLL from the coding sequence ATGGAGGAagagctgccctgctctgagGTGGATGGAAAAAGCATCCTCAGGGATCTGGGAGTGGAGATGCCCTGCGTGGAGAGCAATCCCGTAGGAGGCACATCTGGAGCAGAGAAGGACCCAGGAGAGGTGCCCTGTGCTGAGACCAGCACAGAAGAGGAGGCTCCTCGTGACCCAGGAATTGTCTTCACTGAGGGCAGCGTGGAAGGAGAGACGCTGGGCACTGTCAGAGATGGGAAAGGGGCGATTCCTGGAACTGGCAGTGACGGGGAAGGGGAAATTCCTGGCACTGGCAGTGACGGGGAAGAGGAGATTCCCGTCACTGACAGCgatggggaaggggaaatgCCCTGTGACACAAAAGAAGAGGCGTCTTGCTCTGAGAGTGACGTGGAGGAAGTGCCAGATGCTGTAATCCCTGCTGCTTCCAAGAAAATAACTTCTATTTCCTCTCCCCTGCGGGCCATCGTCCGCCTGCGCCGGCGCTACCAGGGGCTGAAGAAAAGCCGCCTGCATTTAGAGCTCCCTCGGGAAAAGTCTGCGGAGTTTGTCcacaccaggctgctccaaaggCAGCTGTCCCTGAACAGAACTTCCCTGTACAGCCCTTCCATGTCCTTCTTTAATCAGTCTGGCTTTGAGAGCTCCCAGTACTTCACCTTCGACACGTCTGTGGAACATTACTCCGTGAAAAAGTGCAGGCGGAAAAAGAGCCGGAGGAAATCCAGGATGGTCCTCTACCcggataaaacaaaaaaatacctcccagcagaggagaaaagcaaagcaaagcgCTGCCTCCTCTTGCTCATTGCCATTATCTTCTTCCAGATTCTCAATGCCATAGAGAACCTGGATGATAACCTCCAAAAGTACGACCTCGATGGTTTGGAGAAAACCATGCACCGGGAAGTATTTGGGCAGAGGGTTGCTGTGGAAAGCATTGTGGAATTACTGAAAGACTATCTGGCTACCCACATCCACAACAAGCCTCTGGTGATCTCTCTGAATGGCCCCACAGGGGTTGGGAAGAGCCACGTTGGCTGGGTGCTGGCCAAACATTTTCGCTCTGTCATGGACAATGACTTTGTGCTCCAGTACTTTGTGATGCACCACTGCCCCAGCGGGGTGGCTCCCCTGACCTGTGAAATAGATCTGTCTAAGAAGATTTCTGACATGGTTACCAGAGCTGAAATAGAGGAGAAGACCCCAGTGTTTATTCTGGATGAGGTTGAGCTCATGTCCCCCGTCCTGCTGGACACTCTCAGCCGATTCTTTGAACCCAATCAAACCAACGAGTTCCTCAATGCCATCTACATTTTAATAAGCAACCTGGGAGGTGCTGAAATCACAAAGTTCGTTATCCAGAATGCATCcactgagctcctgcagcagcaacggggagctgaagagctgctgagcaTCATCCAGCCAGTCCTGATCAGTGTCCACCCTCTGTGGAAGGCTGCAGACATCATTCCCTTTGTCCTTCTGGAGAAGTCTCATGTCATAAACTGCTTCCTGGAGCAGATGAGGAGGGAAGGGCTCTACCCCGACCAGAAGCACATTGAGAATTTGGCAAATCAGCTCAGTTACTACACTACAGGAGACAAGCAGTACTCCAGGATGGGCTGCAAGCAGGTTGTGGCCAAAGTCAACCTCCTGTAG